One Nostoc sp. UHCC 0302 DNA window includes the following coding sequences:
- a CDS encoding SagB/ThcOx family dehydrogenase, producing the protein MYKVNEPLELALLYHLNSPVPQSYVKRVSATEMRYLPEAAFLELPPAPRDNPLTELLQRRCSVRSFENTVMPLISLAQLLDAGCGINGLREIDGYIYEARNSPSAGGLYPIEIFVSTQAVEGLAAGLYHYEARGHGLHRVNDAVPADFVEPLLQQDYAVNANALFVFTSVFMRSMCKYGARGYRFALLEAGHQAENMCLMAVQLGLDSLCIGGFHDMSMNAMLGIDGRHHAAVYCVAVGTRSE; encoded by the coding sequence ATGTACAAAGTTAACGAACCACTGGAGTTAGCTCTTTTGTATCATTTGAACTCTCCAGTACCCCAAAGTTATGTCAAGCGTGTATCGGCTACTGAAATGCGGTATCTGCCAGAGGCTGCTTTTCTGGAACTACCGCCAGCACCACGTGATAATCCACTGACTGAGCTTTTGCAGCGACGTTGCTCTGTGCGATCGTTTGAGAATACAGTCATGCCACTGATCTCATTGGCTCAGCTACTAGATGCAGGATGCGGCATCAATGGGTTGCGTGAAATAGATGGTTACATCTATGAAGCTCGAAACTCCCCCTCTGCGGGAGGACTTTATCCAATTGAAATTTTCGTATCCACCCAGGCGGTAGAAGGTCTAGCTGCCGGATTGTATCACTATGAAGCCCGTGGTCACGGGTTGCATCGAGTCAATGATGCCGTGCCAGCAGACTTTGTAGAACCCTTATTGCAACAAGATTACGCAGTTAATGCTAATGCTCTGTTCGTATTTACATCTGTATTTATGCGATCAATGTGTAAATACGGTGCGCGCGGCTACCGCTTTGCGCTTTTGGAAGCTGGTCATCAGGCTGAAAATATGTGTCTAATGGCTGTGCAATTGGGACTCGACAGTCTTTGTATCGGTGGATTCCATGACATGAGCATGAACGCCATGTTGGGTATTGACGGGAGACATCATGCCGCGGTTTATTGTGTTGCAGTTGGTACTCGTAGCGAGTAA
- a CDS encoding YcaO-like family protein has product MNAAVASPRWRDLVSPHTGIIRAINRFTKPYTEFDLPVLWQAELANFQLRKQQDDLRYGVGRGMTDEQAIFGAIGEAIERYCGGIIDYRQLIFSSYTELEDAYGEQSQRAVSPPTFFSFSDKQYSDPTFPYPAFDPTTQTSWMAALALANKQQVLIPAFFVYLDWDGEQPGDYILPVTSNGMASGPTLEFAAYSGLCELIERDAFIITWLNRLPAPRIYFDHRPGIETEILRHYARFGIELVAFNFTTDIKVPVVMAMLIDHSGKSPAVATGLGCHLDGPTALRKAIFEVCQARFGDIEHMAAGAGINLNKYEDVKNLEDHSAFFYTTARLGELDFLFHHDQCVKVEDLPTYTSSAEAEKLQSVIARLHSVSAEPYLIEITTPDIASLGFRVVRTLVSELVPIYFGYGLEPLGTRRLFEVPERLGYGGRRTESDLNPCPHPMA; this is encoded by the coding sequence GTGAATGCAGCAGTTGCTAGTCCACGCTGGCGCGATTTAGTCAGCCCGCATACTGGAATCATCCGTGCGATCAATAGGTTCACCAAACCTTATACAGAGTTTGATTTGCCAGTCTTGTGGCAAGCTGAATTAGCAAATTTCCAGCTTCGTAAACAGCAGGATGATTTACGTTATGGCGTAGGCAGGGGTATGACTGATGAACAAGCAATTTTTGGTGCTATAGGCGAAGCTATAGAGCGCTACTGCGGTGGTATCATTGATTATAGGCAACTAATTTTCAGTAGTTACACAGAATTAGAAGATGCCTACGGTGAGCAAAGCCAACGCGCCGTTTCTCCTCCAACTTTTTTCTCCTTTTCTGACAAACAATACTCTGATCCAACTTTTCCCTATCCAGCTTTCGATCCAACAACGCAGACTTCGTGGATGGCTGCCCTGGCTCTAGCAAACAAGCAACAGGTTTTAATCCCAGCATTCTTTGTTTATTTGGATTGGGACGGGGAGCAACCAGGAGATTATATTCTACCCGTAACTTCTAACGGCATGGCTAGTGGCCCAACTCTTGAGTTTGCTGCCTATAGTGGCTTGTGCGAGTTGATTGAGCGCGATGCTTTCATCATTACATGGTTAAATCGCTTACCTGCTCCACGCATTTATTTCGACCACCGACCAGGAATTGAGACTGAAATTTTACGCCACTACGCTCGATTTGGCATTGAACTAGTTGCTTTTAACTTCACCACTGATATTAAAGTCCCAGTTGTGATGGCAATGTTAATTGACCATTCAGGTAAAAGTCCTGCTGTTGCAACTGGTCTGGGATGTCATCTTGATGGGCCAACAGCACTTCGCAAGGCGATTTTTGAAGTTTGCCAAGCCCGTTTTGGTGACATAGAACACATGGCTGCTGGTGCTGGGATTAATCTCAATAAATATGAAGATGTTAAGAATTTGGAGGATCACAGCGCTTTTTTCTACACAACGGCTCGGCTGGGTGAGTTGGATTTTTTGTTTCACCATGACCAATGTGTAAAAGTCGAAGATTTACCAACTTACACATCTTCAGCAGAAGCAGAGAAATTGCAATCAGTAATTGCTAGGTTGCATTCAGTAAGTGCTGAGCCTTATTTAATAGAGATTACAACTCCTGATATCGCATCGCTTGGTTTTCGAGTAGTGCGGACTTTGGTAAGTGAATTAGTCCCTATATATTTTGGCTATGGATTAGAGCCACTGGGGACTCGGCGCTTGTTTGAGGTACCAGAAAGGTTGGGTTATGGTGGACGACGTACTGAAAGTGACTTAAATCCCTGCCCACATCCTATGGCTTAG